A DNA window from Luteolibacter luteus contains the following coding sequences:
- a CDS encoding dipeptidase: MDAHMTPELEDLFAFLRFPSISTDSRNAGDVRACAEWIVSKLTAMGLQTTLHQTERHPIVVAKNAHQPGKKTVLIYGHYDVQPVDPLNLWSTPPFEPEIREGKIWARGSTDNKGQMLAHILGVEKTLKEKGDLPVNLIFLFEGEEEIGSPSLAPFLEANRELLKCDIIAISDTGMVAPGQPTLSYGLRGIAACEVILRGPARDLHSGIYGGAIRNPATEIARLVSTFHDPEGRVQVEGFYDDVKPLEDWEREMWAKLPGTSDDDFIRYSGASKTHGEAGYTSAERTWARPTAEINGIGGGYQGEGSKTVLPAEAFAKFTFRLVPNQDPADIMEKVKAHLDKHCPPGVSLLYVGGHDGKPFYTDPNSSFGQAAQEALRKSFGKDPVLIREGGSIPIVQAFRDILGVDTLLLGLALADSQIHSPNENFPVENFEAGIRLNQALLEELGK, encoded by the coding sequence TTGGATGCGCACATGACGCCGGAGCTTGAGGACCTGTTCGCTTTCCTTCGTTTTCCCAGTATTTCCACGGATTCCCGGAATGCCGGTGACGTCCGTGCCTGTGCCGAATGGATCGTCTCCAAGCTGACCGCCATGGGGCTTCAAACGACCCTCCATCAGACCGAGCGCCACCCCATCGTCGTCGCGAAAAATGCGCACCAGCCCGGCAAGAAAACCGTGCTGATCTACGGCCACTACGACGTCCAGCCGGTCGATCCGCTCAATCTCTGGTCCACCCCGCCCTTCGAGCCGGAAATCCGCGAGGGCAAGATCTGGGCCCGCGGCTCCACCGACAACAAGGGCCAGATGCTCGCGCACATTCTCGGCGTGGAAAAGACGCTGAAGGAAAAGGGCGATCTCCCGGTGAACCTGATTTTCCTCTTCGAGGGCGAAGAAGAAATCGGCAGTCCGAGCCTTGCACCTTTCCTTGAAGCAAATCGCGAGCTGCTGAAGTGCGATATCATCGCGATCTCGGATACCGGCATGGTCGCTCCCGGCCAGCCGACTCTCAGCTATGGCCTCCGCGGCATCGCCGCCTGCGAGGTCATCCTGCGTGGCCCCGCGCGCGACCTCCACTCCGGTATCTACGGCGGCGCCATCCGGAATCCCGCTACCGAAATCGCCCGCCTCGTCTCGACCTTCCACGATCCGGAAGGCCGCGTTCAGGTGGAAGGCTTCTACGATGACGTGAAGCCCCTGGAAGACTGGGAGCGCGAGATGTGGGCGAAGCTTCCCGGCACCAGCGATGACGATTTCATCCGCTACAGCGGTGCCTCGAAGACCCATGGCGAAGCCGGCTACACCTCCGCCGAGCGCACTTGGGCCCGCCCCACCGCGGAGATCAACGGCATCGGCGGCGGCTATCAGGGCGAAGGCTCGAAGACCGTTCTGCCCGCCGAGGCCTTTGCGAAATTCACCTTCCGTCTCGTCCCGAACCAAGACCCCGCCGACATCATGGAGAAGGTGAAGGCCCACCTCGACAAGCACTGCCCTCCGGGTGTCTCGCTGCTTTATGTCGGCGGCCACGATGGCAAGCCCTTCTACACCGATCCGAACAGCAGCTTCGGCCAAGCCGCCCAGGAAGCCCTCCGCAAGTCCTTCGGCAAGGATCCGGTCCTCATCCGCGAAGGCGGCAGCATCCCCATCGTCCAGGCCTTCCGCGATATCCTCGGCGTCGACACCCTCCTCCTCGGCCTCGCCTTGGCGGACTCGCAGATCCACTCGCCGAACGAAAACTTCCCGGTGGAGAACTTCGAGGCGGGCATCCGTTTGAACCAGGCGCTGTTGGAAGAACTCGGTAAATGA
- a CDS encoding DUF3224 domain-containing protein has product MSSFANATFKIESWDEQPIHEGDGLPKLARVTARLTYKGDIEGEGIVEYLMAYHEGGATTFIGLERIQGGIAGYTGSFVLQHSGTHQDGSAKSSFSVVPGSGTGRLASLSGHGEYAASDCEAPLTMHYDIDGVDEHRDTVLTTPPLVRNTP; this is encoded by the coding sequence ATGAGCTCATTTGCCAACGCGACATTCAAAATTGAATCTTGGGACGAGCAGCCTATTCACGAAGGTGACGGCCTGCCGAAGCTGGCGCGCGTCACTGCACGCCTGACTTACAAGGGAGACATCGAGGGAGAGGGGATAGTGGAGTATCTGATGGCTTACCATGAAGGCGGTGCCACGACCTTCATCGGCTTGGAGAGGATCCAAGGAGGCATCGCCGGATACACCGGCAGCTTCGTCCTTCAGCACTCCGGCACGCATCAGGACGGAAGTGCGAAGTCTTCCTTCAGCGTGGTACCGGGCTCCGGAACAGGCAGACTCGCGAGCCTCAGCGGCCACGGGGAGTATGCGGCAAGCGATTGTGAGGCCCCTCTTACGATGCATTACGACATCGACGGCGTTGACGAGCATAGGGACACCGTCCTTACCACGCCGCCCTTGGTACGAAACACTCCCTGA
- a CDS encoding FAD-dependent oxidoreductase, translating to MHPLPTFLAGLFLSTAFAAEPAAHDIVVYGGTSGGITAAVQAARDGRSVVLVSPTKHLGGLTTSGLGWTDLGNSSILGGLSREFYHRTYRHYQEQGAWTQETRGSFGNRGQGGPAFNDSLEIASVFEPRVAEAIFSAMLAEAKVTVIEGKLDLKKGVILQGKRIAKLRMEDGREFPGKMFIDASYEGDLLPGAGVSFTTGREANGTHGETESGIQLERSTKNQLVDGIDPYNKPGDPASGLLSGVNPDAGGADGSADKKLQAYCFRMVLTDVPGNRVKIDKPEGYREADYELLFRSIEAGQASGFFKHDLVPNRKTDSNNTGGISTDFIGKNHGEGWDWTTLDHKEREALAKQHENWQRGLLWTLQNHPRVPAKLRESTSRWGLPKDEFTDNGHWPWQLYVREARRMVSDHVMNQKHCTGGQVVPDSVGMAAYSMDSHHVQRVMKNGMVKNEGDVQLHGVKPYPVSYRSLIPKQGECENLLVPWSLSATHMAFGSIRMEPVFMVLGQSASIAADLALDNDTSVQSIRYEELRPRLLAAGQALATVPPELPADVVDNSNATLVTIKGEWTSSSASPGSIANGYLHDGNAARGEKEVFFHLPPGSSGMRAVRLRWTQDGNRASNAAVEIRHRDGSTTLRVDQRSKGGIWNDLGAFPFTGAATEGVVLSNKDADGYVVADAVSFPAAPEKSGD from the coding sequence ATGCATCCGCTCCCGACTTTCCTCGCCGGACTCTTTCTTTCCACCGCCTTCGCCGCGGAACCGGCGGCCCATGACATCGTGGTCTATGGCGGCACCTCGGGAGGCATCACGGCTGCGGTACAGGCAGCGAGGGATGGCCGCAGCGTGGTGCTCGTTTCCCCGACGAAACATCTCGGCGGACTCACAACGAGCGGGCTGGGATGGACCGATCTGGGCAACAGTTCGATCCTCGGGGGCCTGAGCCGGGAGTTCTACCATCGCACCTATCGTCACTATCAGGAGCAAGGGGCTTGGACGCAGGAGACGCGGGGATCTTTTGGAAACAGAGGGCAAGGCGGACCAGCTTTCAACGACAGCCTGGAGATCGCATCAGTCTTTGAGCCAAGGGTCGCGGAGGCGATCTTCAGTGCCATGCTGGCCGAAGCCAAGGTGACGGTGATCGAGGGCAAACTGGATCTAAAGAAAGGAGTGATCCTCCAAGGCAAGCGCATCGCGAAGCTCCGCATGGAAGACGGCCGCGAATTCCCAGGGAAAATGTTCATCGATGCGAGCTACGAAGGCGACCTGCTGCCTGGAGCAGGGGTCAGCTTCACCACCGGGCGCGAGGCAAATGGAACCCATGGCGAAACCGAAAGCGGCATCCAGCTGGAGAGATCCACGAAGAACCAGCTCGTCGATGGCATCGACCCCTACAACAAGCCCGGTGACCCGGCGAGCGGCCTGCTTTCCGGTGTGAATCCCGATGCAGGCGGAGCCGATGGCAGTGCGGACAAGAAGCTGCAGGCTTACTGCTTCCGCATGGTTCTAACCGATGTGCCCGGGAATCGCGTGAAGATCGACAAGCCTGAAGGCTACCGGGAAGCGGACTACGAACTGCTCTTCCGCTCGATCGAAGCAGGCCAGGCATCCGGCTTCTTCAAGCATGACCTGGTGCCGAATCGCAAGACCGACTCGAACAACACGGGCGGCATCTCCACCGACTTCATTGGAAAGAATCATGGCGAGGGGTGGGACTGGACCACACTCGATCACAAGGAACGGGAGGCCTTGGCCAAGCAGCATGAGAACTGGCAGCGCGGCCTCTTGTGGACCTTGCAAAACCACCCGCGCGTGCCAGCGAAGCTCCGGGAGTCCACTTCGAGATGGGGTCTGCCCAAGGACGAGTTCACGGACAACGGGCATTGGCCCTGGCAGCTCTACGTCCGCGAAGCACGCCGGATGGTTTCGGATCATGTAATGAACCAGAAGCACTGCACCGGAGGGCAGGTCGTGCCGGATTCCGTCGGCATGGCCGCTTACTCGATGGATTCCCACCATGTGCAGCGGGTCATGAAGAACGGCATGGTGAAGAACGAAGGAGACGTGCAACTCCATGGCGTGAAGCCCTATCCGGTGTCCTACCGCTCGCTGATCCCCAAGCAGGGCGAATGCGAAAACCTGCTGGTTCCCTGGAGCTTGTCCGCCACGCACATGGCCTTCGGATCGATCCGCATGGAACCGGTCTTCATGGTGCTGGGCCAGAGCGCATCGATCGCAGCGGATCTTGCCTTAGACAATGACACTTCGGTGCAGTCGATCCGCTACGAGGAACTGCGCCCGCGCTTGCTTGCGGCGGGCCAGGCTCTTGCGACCGTGCCTCCCGAGCTGCCTGCCGATGTGGTGGACAATTCCAATGCCACGCTGGTTACCATCAAGGGAGAATGGACCTCTTCCTCGGCCAGCCCCGGATCCATCGCCAACGGCTACCTCCACGATGGCAACGCCGCCCGGGGAGAGAAGGAGGTTTTCTTCCATCTCCCGCCTGGCAGCTCCGGCATGCGCGCGGTGCGTCTGCGCTGGACCCAGGATGGCAACCGCGCCTCCAATGCGGCGGTCGAGATCCGTCACCGTGACGGCAGCACCACGCTGCGCGTCGATCAACGAAGCAAGGGTGGCATATGGAACGACCTCGGTGCATTTCCCTTCACCGGAGCTGCCACCGAGGGAGTGGTCCTTTCCAACAAGGATGCCGATGGCTACGTGGTGGCAGATGCGGTGAGCTTCCCGGCAGCCCCGGAGAAAAGCGGGGACTGA
- a CDS encoding MFS transporter yields the protein MMDSSRGVSERTLLLLLACVQFTHIMDFMVMMPLGPQLMRELGISAAAFGNIISAFAITAGVAGLIMAPFSDRFDRKRLLLFCYAGFALGTLACGLSTTPGMLMAARAMCGAFGGISSATLLTIVADVVPAERRARGMGIIMTAFSVAAALGVPLGLKLAQWWKWEAPFLVIAALAALVWVVLAKVLPPVRGHLDRVDADHRRDFLGLLKDGNAWTGILLMVACVMGHFMVIPYLSPYLVGNVGLAEEHLFLVYLVGGVVTIFTGPFVGRMADRHGRFLVFCILIAFACGIIFHISTSGPLPLWHILLNAAIFFIFASGRFIPAQAVISLAVPSSRRGAYMSLVSCARDLASGVTAAIGGMIVVKGPGVSLLHFDRLGIIAITISVCSLLVFRLVKVAE from the coding sequence ATGATGGATTCCAGCCGCGGCGTCTCCGAACGCACCCTTCTGCTGCTGCTCGCCTGCGTGCAGTTCACCCACATCATGGATTTCATGGTGATGATGCCCTTGGGTCCCCAACTGATGAGGGAACTCGGAATTTCCGCGGCTGCATTCGGGAACATCATCTCCGCCTTCGCGATCACCGCCGGGGTGGCGGGCTTGATCATGGCGCCGTTTTCGGATCGCTTTGATCGCAAGAGGCTTTTGCTGTTCTGTTACGCCGGGTTTGCCCTGGGCACATTGGCCTGTGGCCTTTCCACCACGCCCGGAATGCTGATGGCAGCGCGCGCGATGTGCGGTGCCTTCGGTGGCATCAGCAGCGCGACCTTGCTCACCATCGTGGCCGACGTGGTGCCCGCGGAGCGCCGCGCGCGGGGGATGGGCATCATCATGACCGCGTTCTCGGTGGCTGCAGCGCTCGGGGTGCCGCTCGGCCTGAAGCTGGCGCAGTGGTGGAAGTGGGAGGCGCCTTTCCTCGTCATCGCGGCGTTGGCAGCGCTGGTCTGGGTCGTCTTGGCCAAGGTGCTGCCCCCGGTGCGCGGGCACCTTGATCGCGTCGATGCGGATCACCGGAGAGATTTCCTCGGCCTGCTGAAGGATGGCAATGCCTGGACCGGCATCCTGCTGATGGTGGCATGCGTGATGGGGCACTTCATGGTCATCCCGTATCTCTCGCCCTATCTGGTGGGAAATGTGGGCCTGGCGGAAGAGCACCTTTTCCTCGTCTATCTGGTGGGCGGGGTGGTCACCATTTTCACGGGGCCCTTCGTCGGCAGGATGGCGGATCGCCACGGGCGGTTCCTCGTCTTCTGTATCCTGATCGCTTTTGCCTGCGGAATCATCTTCCACATCTCCACCTCGGGACCTCTGCCGCTGTGGCACATCCTGCTGAATGCCGCGATCTTCTTCATCTTTGCCAGCGGGCGTTTCATTCCCGCGCAGGCCGTGATCTCGCTCGCTGTCCCTTCTTCCAGGCGCGGTGCTTACATGAGCCTCGTCTCTTGTGCCCGGGACCTTGCCTCCGGTGTCACCGCGGCGATCGGCGGCATGATTGTGGTCAAGGGGCCCGGAGTTTCGCTCCTGCACTTCGATCGCTTGGGGATCATCGCGATCACGATCAGCGTTTGCAGCCTCTTGGTCTTCCGATTGGTGAAGGTGGCAGAGTGA
- a CDS encoding sensor histidine kinase, which produces MKPKPRLPFVCLCLVFGMVTGGCLRAEEVLPQAIGELQLKAATEPFEPVEIRTSGIVTWIDPGEGKFFQLQDRTGGVQVSFTNVDWPLVGDTVEIEGRLERGPYAPVISNARFRHKGRGIRPVAANASGGGLLNGEYNGELVDVHGWVRSAEMVSPTTFSAVLSSGSARVTVRVSNARTLNPEDLIAAKIWMRGVAVPVRARGGLRQLVDVQVLASTDDDFHVFRREPSDPWKSPIRPLQQAFQYRPGFTRGDRVRVRGELVYERDGVAYLNDGKSGIAVRGAGAAKLKRGDQVEAVGFPDLEDFLPVLSDAVFASFPPEGGAVAPKPMPVDDLVDGLQHAAYVTVRGRLLDRLHAPSPDGSGILVLALNTPRGVFTAELEEKQGENVSYLEEGCTLDASGICLVSADGAGNSTSFKVLIPDRNSIRVVEHASFFTVKRLLVLLSIALGGLAAVAIFAYFISRRNLKLAAEMRERTAVTAERNRLARDLHDTLEQGLTGIHLQLHSIGNSEEDASPDTRERLQAVDVLVRQCHAEMRQSIWNLRSVALEQFDLAEAIERAARSIALGSNIELEVKRSGVPVKLPPLIEDNLLRIGQEAVTNAVKHARAGSLTVELNTAPESVTLTVSDDGSGIQGGSRPGHFGLTGMGERAVRIGGKLELTENPGGGTLVRVKVPLRNGSSRNQYEPAHSSTHQDPRR; this is translated from the coding sequence GTGAAGCCCAAGCCCCGCCTCCCCTTTGTATGCCTGTGCCTGGTCTTTGGCATGGTGACGGGGGGCTGCTTGCGGGCAGAGGAAGTGCTTCCGCAGGCCATCGGAGAACTCCAGCTGAAGGCCGCGACGGAGCCCTTCGAGCCGGTGGAAATTAGGACCAGCGGTATCGTGACCTGGATCGACCCGGGTGAAGGGAAGTTCTTCCAGCTCCAGGACCGCACCGGTGGCGTCCAGGTGAGCTTCACGAATGTCGATTGGCCATTGGTCGGGGATACCGTCGAGATCGAGGGCCGCCTTGAGCGCGGCCCTTATGCGCCCGTCATCAGCAACGCCCGCTTCCGCCACAAGGGCCGCGGGATCCGGCCGGTAGCGGCAAATGCGTCGGGCGGCGGCCTTTTGAACGGCGAATACAATGGCGAACTCGTGGACGTGCATGGTTGGGTCCGCAGCGCGGAAATGGTTTCGCCCACGACCTTCTCCGCGGTGCTGAGCTCCGGATCGGCACGGGTCACGGTGCGGGTTAGTAACGCCCGCACCCTCAACCCGGAGGATCTGATCGCCGCGAAGATCTGGATGCGTGGCGTGGCGGTGCCGGTGCGTGCACGTGGCGGCTTGCGGCAATTGGTGGACGTGCAAGTCCTCGCTTCGACCGATGACGATTTCCATGTTTTCCGGCGGGAGCCTTCCGACCCATGGAAGAGTCCCATCCGTCCCTTGCAGCAGGCCTTCCAATACCGCCCGGGCTTCACGCGCGGCGATCGTGTAAGGGTCCGCGGGGAACTGGTCTATGAACGCGATGGGGTGGCCTATCTCAATGATGGCAAAAGCGGCATCGCGGTGCGTGGCGCGGGCGCGGCCAAGCTGAAGAGAGGGGATCAGGTGGAGGCAGTAGGCTTTCCGGACCTGGAGGACTTCCTGCCCGTGCTTTCGGATGCGGTGTTCGCGTCTTTTCCCCCCGAAGGCGGGGCGGTGGCTCCGAAGCCGATGCCGGTGGATGATCTCGTGGACGGTCTCCAACATGCCGCTTACGTCACGGTGCGGGGGCGTTTGTTAGATCGCCTGCATGCCCCGTCTCCGGATGGCAGTGGCATCCTGGTGCTGGCGTTGAATACCCCGCGCGGAGTCTTCACCGCGGAGTTGGAAGAGAAGCAGGGAGAGAATGTTTCTTACCTCGAAGAAGGCTGCACGCTCGATGCCAGCGGCATCTGCCTGGTCAGCGCGGATGGTGCGGGAAATTCCACTTCCTTTAAAGTCCTGATCCCGGATCGGAACAGCATCAGGGTGGTGGAGCATGCCAGCTTCTTCACGGTGAAGCGCCTGCTGGTCTTGCTTTCCATTGCTCTCGGAGGGCTCGCGGCAGTGGCAATCTTCGCCTATTTCATTTCACGGCGGAACTTGAAACTCGCCGCGGAAATGCGCGAGCGCACGGCGGTCACCGCGGAGCGCAACCGGCTCGCGCGGGATCTTCATGATACCTTGGAGCAAGGACTTACCGGCATCCACCTCCAGCTTCATAGCATCGGGAACTCCGAGGAAGATGCCTCTCCTGACACGCGCGAACGTCTCCAAGCCGTGGATGTGCTGGTGAGGCAGTGCCATGCGGAAATGCGCCAATCGATCTGGAACCTGCGCTCGGTGGCCTTGGAGCAGTTCGATCTGGCCGAAGCCATCGAACGCGCCGCGCGATCGATCGCACTGGGTTCGAACATCGAGCTGGAGGTGAAGCGCAGTGGCGTGCCGGTCAAGTTGCCACCCTTGATCGAAGACAACCTCCTGCGCATCGGTCAGGAAGCGGTCACCAACGCGGTCAAACACGCCCGCGCCGGCAGCCTGACGGTGGAGTTGAACACCGCGCCGGAAAGCGTGACGCTCACCGTTTCCGATGACGGCAGCGGCATTCAGGGCGGCTCGCGCCCCGGCCACTTCGGTCTTACCGGAATGGGCGAGCGGGCGGTGCGCATCGGTGGCAAGCTGGAACTTACGGAAAACCCAGGTGGCGGCACCTTGGTCCGCGTCAAAGTCCCGCTGCGGAATGGAAGTTCTCGAAATCAATATGAACCCGCACACTCCTCAACCCATCAAGATCCTCGTCGTTGA
- a CDS encoding response regulator — protein MPLAVQPAIPTRETDPSPDEDTPLERSRVLVVEDGRNAADILAMFFQMEGHEVSVAYDGVEAVDVSAVFRPQIIFLDIGMPRMDGLEAARRIRRQPGGREIVIVALSGLDQDEDKKHCAEAGFDCHLAKPVCPTELRAVFKRFQERLARL, from the coding sequence ATGCCCCTAGCAGTCCAGCCTGCGATTCCTACGCGGGAAACCGACCCATCCCCTGACGAGGACACTCCTTTGGAGCGGAGCCGCGTGCTGGTGGTGGAGGATGGGCGAAACGCAGCGGATATCCTCGCGATGTTTTTCCAGATGGAAGGCCACGAGGTGTCAGTTGCCTACGACGGGGTGGAAGCTGTTGATGTTTCGGCGGTTTTTCGACCTCAGATCATCTTTCTCGATATCGGGATGCCCCGGATGGATGGCCTTGAAGCTGCCCGCCGGATCCGCCGCCAGCCGGGCGGCCGGGAAATTGTCATCGTGGCCCTGAGTGGCTTGGATCAGGACGAGGACAAGAAGCACTGTGCAGAGGCGGGCTTTGACTGCCACTTGGCGAAGCCAGTATGCCCGACCGAGCTGCGCGCGGTCTTCAAGCGCTTTCAGGAGCGGCTGGCGCGCCTCTGA
- a CDS encoding response regulator: MNPHTPQPIKILVVDDHFVVREGLRSLIRREPGMIVIAEASNGAEGADMHERLQPHVTIMDLRMPVLGGVEATRLIRSRTPGAKVLVLTSFEGDEDIFAAFDAGASGYLLKHSSGDQVVPAIHALMRGDTWIPPEVESHLAARQRSEVLSNREREIVRHLALGEANKEIAASIGISEQTVKSHVKNILGKLQVRDRTEAVTVALRRGIIHLPEV, translated from the coding sequence ATGAACCCGCACACTCCTCAACCCATCAAGATCCTCGTCGTTGACGACCATTTCGTGGTCCGCGAGGGGCTGCGAAGCCTGATCAGGAGGGAACCCGGCATGATCGTGATCGCGGAAGCGTCCAATGGTGCGGAAGGCGCCGACATGCACGAGCGCCTGCAACCGCACGTCACCATCATGGACCTCCGCATGCCGGTGCTGGGTGGAGTGGAGGCCACGCGCTTGATCCGTAGCAGGACCCCCGGCGCGAAGGTCCTGGTGTTGACAAGCTTCGAAGGAGACGAGGACATCTTCGCCGCCTTCGATGCGGGCGCTTCCGGCTACCTTTTGAAGCACAGTTCCGGTGACCAGGTGGTTCCTGCCATTCACGCGCTGATGCGCGGCGACACGTGGATCCCTCCCGAAGTGGAAAGCCATTTGGCGGCACGTCAGCGTAGCGAAGTCCTTTCCAACCGCGAGCGCGAGATCGTCCGCCACCTCGCACTGGGCGAAGCGAACAAGGAGATCGCCGCTTCCATCGGGATCTCTGAGCAAACCGTGAAATCCCACGTGAAGAACATCCTCGGGAAGCTCCAGGTGCGCGATCGCACGGAGGCCGTCACCGTGGCCTTGAGGCGCGGGATCATCCACTTGCCGGAAGTGTGA
- a CDS encoding AI-2E family transporter produces MASTPLPALPPPRRHRSAADALSTIRAVTLTSAIIAGLYLGQDFLIPLALAVLITFLLSPFVTKLERWIGNVGAVIATMTLILGGTLGLGWVLGNQAVDLANQFPGYKENIRAKLHAFEVPSGGVLDRVSQTVEELKKDLPGVGSKDDEDSKTADGAQEGGPMPVKVVETPDSTPFQMMKSMAAPILGPLGTAGLVLLLATFMLLKRDDLRARLIRLIGQGKISATTRALDDASTRVRRYLLMQLVVNVTYGIPLAIGLYFIGVPNAILWGALAAVLRFIPYIGPWIAAAFPILLSLAASPTWWTPLLTMGLFVVLELISNNVMEPWLYGSSTGVSPVALIVAAVFWTWMWGTAGLVLATPFTVCLVVMGRHIPQLSFLSVVLGEEEALTPAEDCYHRMLRQGEHDEEEFVDSYLRTKPLEELYDAVLVPVVASAEEDHRQGMIDSEQRDRIAKSTADIIEDLREREHPTEEAEALPRCRVHCIPARAERDELAGVMLEHLLDVKGFDASHSPDRRSAGELIKELEKRMPDLACITVVAPSIALHARNLCQKIRAALPEQKIIVCLWGANGDGAEDIKSLKEAGAEDVVKSLADAVSWCERFAVRLAAHREGPPIPDNEEERLLTLDKLGLINPDREPVLDHVTAKMSRVFEVPVAAITLVDRERQFFKAYTGLPEELAEERESPRDLAVCSHVVAANSVVVVEDLKRDRRFVGNPLLVKHSLRFYAGAPIRSANGHVLGALCVMDTEPRRFTVTERRLLEQNAAEVAEEIERLAATEA; encoded by the coding sequence ATGGCCAGCACTCCTCTGCCCGCGCTACCGCCGCCCCGTCGTCATCGCTCCGCTGCTGACGCACTCTCTACCATTCGGGCGGTGACTCTGACCTCGGCGATCATCGCCGGGCTCTACCTTGGCCAGGATTTCCTAATCCCTCTGGCTTTGGCGGTGCTGATCACCTTTCTCCTGTCGCCCTTCGTGACCAAACTGGAGCGCTGGATTGGAAACGTGGGGGCGGTGATCGCGACGATGACCCTGATTCTCGGTGGTACTCTTGGCTTGGGGTGGGTCTTGGGGAACCAAGCCGTGGATCTCGCCAACCAGTTCCCCGGCTATAAAGAAAATATCCGCGCGAAACTCCATGCCTTCGAAGTCCCCAGCGGCGGGGTGCTTGATCGCGTCTCGCAAACGGTGGAAGAGCTTAAGAAGGATTTGCCAGGCGTCGGATCCAAGGATGATGAAGATTCGAAGACGGCCGATGGGGCCCAGGAGGGGGGACCGATGCCGGTGAAAGTGGTCGAAACCCCGGACTCAACCCCGTTCCAGATGATGAAATCGATGGCGGCACCCATCCTGGGTCCGTTGGGAACGGCCGGCTTGGTCTTGCTGCTAGCCACCTTCATGCTGCTGAAGCGGGACGACCTTCGCGCCCGGTTGATCCGCTTGATTGGTCAAGGAAAGATCAGCGCGACGACCCGTGCCCTCGACGATGCCAGCACCCGGGTCCGGCGTTACCTGCTGATGCAACTCGTGGTGAATGTCACCTATGGCATTCCCTTGGCGATCGGCCTCTACTTTATCGGAGTTCCGAATGCGATCCTGTGGGGAGCCTTGGCGGCGGTACTACGATTCATCCCGTACATCGGACCGTGGATCGCGGCGGCTTTTCCGATCCTGCTGTCCTTGGCCGCCTCCCCGACCTGGTGGACACCCTTGCTGACGATGGGCCTCTTCGTGGTGCTCGAGCTGATCAGCAACAATGTGATGGAGCCATGGCTCTACGGATCCAGCACCGGAGTATCTCCGGTGGCGTTGATCGTGGCGGCGGTCTTCTGGACCTGGATGTGGGGTACGGCGGGTCTCGTACTTGCCACGCCCTTCACGGTTTGCCTGGTGGTGATGGGGCGGCATATCCCGCAGCTTTCGTTCCTCAGTGTCGTCCTGGGTGAGGAGGAAGCTCTGACTCCGGCGGAGGATTGCTATCACCGGATGTTGAGGCAGGGGGAGCATGACGAAGAGGAATTCGTCGATTCCTATTTAAGGACAAAGCCGCTGGAGGAACTTTATGATGCCGTTCTCGTTCCGGTGGTAGCTTCCGCCGAAGAGGACCATCGCCAAGGCATGATCGACAGCGAGCAGCGAGACCGCATCGCGAAGTCGACCGCAGACATCATCGAGGATCTTCGTGAGCGGGAGCATCCGACCGAGGAGGCCGAGGCCCTGCCCCGGTGTCGCGTACACTGCATCCCGGCCCGGGCCGAACGCGATGAATTGGCGGGTGTCATGCTGGAGCACTTGCTGGATGTGAAAGGCTTCGATGCAAGTCACTCGCCCGACCGCCGGAGCGCGGGAGAACTCATCAAAGAGCTGGAGAAGAGGATGCCGGATCTTGCCTGCATCACCGTCGTGGCACCGTCCATCGCACTGCACGCGAGAAATCTCTGCCAAAAGATCCGCGCCGCCTTGCCGGAGCAAAAGATCATCGTTTGCCTGTGGGGGGCGAATGGGGACGGCGCCGAGGATATCAAGTCGCTCAAGGAGGCCGGCGCCGAAGATGTCGTGAAATCCTTGGCTGACGCGGTGTCCTGGTGCGAGCGCTTCGCGGTGCGGTTGGCCGCGCATCGGGAAGGCCCTCCGATCCCGGACAATGAAGAGGAGCGGCTGCTAACACTCGATAAGCTCGGCTTGATCAATCCCGATCGCGAACCGGTGCTTGATCATGTCACTGCAAAGATGTCGCGCGTCTTTGAGGTTCCCGTGGCCGCGATCACTTTGGTCGATCGCGAGCGCCAGTTCTTCAAGGCTTACACCGGTCTCCCGGAAGAACTTGCCGAGGAACGCGAGAGTCCTCGCGATCTGGCGGTCTGTAGCCATGTCGTGGCGGCAAATTCGGTGGTGGTGGTGGAAGATTTGAAGCGCGACCGCCGCTTCGTCGGAAATCCCTTGCTGGTAAAGCACTCGCTCCGCTTCTACGCAGGTGCCCCAATCCGCTCGGCGAATGGGCACGTACTCGGGGCACTTTGCGTAATGGATACCGAGCCAAGGAGGTTTACAGTAACCGAAAGACGCCTATTGGAACAAAACGCCGCCGAGGTGGCCGAAGAAATCGAAAGATTGGCCGCCACTGAGGCATAG